In Arsenicicoccus dermatophilus, a genomic segment contains:
- the ybeY gene encoding rRNA maturation RNase YbeY, producing MSIDVHNETDHRVDERALVSLAQFVYAAMRVHRGADLAITLVDEAAMERLHVQWMDLEGPTDVMSFPMDELRPGREGERLQEGVLGDIVLCPSVAERQAVTAGHSTQEELLLLTTHGLLHLLGYDHAEPDEEREMFELQSRLLLDYLGGRAGA from the coding sequence ATGAGCATCGACGTCCACAACGAGACCGACCACCGCGTCGACGAGCGCGCCCTGGTGTCGCTGGCGCAGTTCGTGTATGCCGCCATGCGCGTCCACCGCGGCGCCGACCTGGCGATCACCCTGGTCGACGAGGCCGCCATGGAGCGGCTGCACGTGCAGTGGATGGACCTGGAGGGCCCCACCGACGTGATGAGCTTCCCGATGGACGAGCTGCGGCCGGGCCGTGAAGGCGAGCGGCTGCAGGAGGGGGTCCTGGGCGACATCGTGCTGTGCCCCTCGGTCGCGGAGCGGCAGGCGGTCACGGCGGGCCACTCCACCCAGGAGGAGCTGCTGCTGCTGACCACCCACGGCCTGCTGCACCTGCTCGGCTACGACCACGCCGAGCCGGACGAGGAGCGGGAGATGTTCGAGCTGCAGAGCCGGCTGCTGCTCGACTATCTCGGCGGCCGGGCCGGGGCCTGA